Proteins encoded by one window of Rouxiella chamberiensis:
- the plsB gene encoding glycerol-3-phosphate 1-O-acyltransferase PlsB: protein MSGWRRLYYTLLNLPLKMLVSSKVIPTDPVTELRLDPTRPILYVLPYNSKADLLTLRAQCLAQNLPDPLIPLEIDGVHLPSHVFIGEGPRVFPYYQPQQESVKLFHDYLDLHRNNPTLDIQMLPVSVMFGRAPGREGQDTPQLRVLNGVQKFFAVLWLGRDSFVRFSNTVSLRDMASQHGTDKTIAHKLARVARMHFSRQRHAAVGPRLPVRQDLFNKLLASKAIEKAVEDEARTKKISYDKAQQNAIALMEEIAADFNYEAVRLSDRVLSWTWNRLYKGINVNNAERVRQLAQDGQEIVYVPCHRSHMDYLLLSYVLYHQGLVPPHIAAGINLNFWPAGPIFRRLGAFFIRRTFKGNKLYSTVFREYLGELFSRGYSVEYFVEGGRSRTGRLLEPKTGTLSMTIQAMLRGGSRPITLVPIYIGYEHVMEVGTYAKELRGATKEKESFMQMINGLRKLRNLGQGYVNFGEPLHLTPYLNQNVPQWRESIDPIEAHRPSWLTPTVQDIADTIMVRINNSAAANAMNLCSTALLASRQRSLTREQLVEQLDCYLQLLRNVPYNKDSTVPEHTADKLLDHALHMNKFQVEKDNIGDIIILPREQAVLMTYYRNNIHHLLVMPSLIASIVMHHGQVSKAELLRQVELIYPMMKAELFMHYDKAQLPELLDVLSSELARQALIQIDGENLKLNPLRNRPLQLLAAGVRETLQRYAITLSLLSHNPSISRGALEKESRIMAQRLSVLHGINAPGFFDKAVFTTLVGTLRNEGYINDIGDAIPEHTREIYTILSDLITPDIRLTIESAGMPSELPVATEPLAEPKLDVRDTDH from the coding sequence ATGTCAGGATGGCGTAGACTTTATTATACCTTGCTGAATTTACCGCTAAAAATGCTGGTAAGCAGCAAGGTCATTCCTACAGATCCGGTGACGGAGTTGCGTTTGGATCCCACGCGCCCGATTCTGTATGTTTTGCCTTACAACTCCAAGGCCGACCTTCTGACGCTGCGGGCCCAGTGCCTGGCGCAGAACCTGCCCGACCCGCTCATTCCGCTGGAAATCGACGGCGTGCACCTGCCAAGCCACGTTTTCATCGGTGAAGGGCCGCGCGTCTTCCCGTATTACCAGCCCCAGCAGGAGTCGGTAAAACTCTTCCACGACTATCTCGATCTGCATCGCAACAACCCGACGCTGGATATCCAGATGCTGCCGGTCTCCGTGATGTTTGGCCGTGCGCCCGGTCGTGAAGGTCAGGACACCCCGCAGCTTCGCGTGCTCAACGGCGTCCAGAAGTTCTTTGCGGTGCTCTGGCTCGGACGCGACAGCTTCGTGCGTTTCTCCAACACCGTTTCCCTTCGCGATATGGCAAGCCAGCACGGTACCGATAAAACCATCGCCCACAAACTGGCGCGCGTTGCCCGCATGCATTTCTCGCGTCAGCGTCACGCCGCCGTCGGCCCGCGTCTGCCCGTGCGTCAGGACTTGTTCAACAAGCTGCTGGCCTCCAAGGCCATAGAAAAAGCGGTTGAAGACGAAGCGCGTACCAAAAAGATCTCCTACGACAAGGCCCAGCAAAACGCGATTGCCCTGATGGAAGAGATTGCCGCCGACTTCAATTATGAAGCCGTGCGCCTGTCCGACCGCGTGCTGAGCTGGACCTGGAACCGTCTGTATAAAGGCATCAACGTCAACAACGCCGAGCGTGTGCGTCAATTGGCGCAAGATGGTCAGGAAATTGTCTATGTGCCCTGCCACCGCAGCCACATGGACTACCTGCTGCTTTCCTACGTGCTCTATCATCAGGGCCTGGTTCCTCCGCACATCGCGGCGGGCATCAACCTGAACTTCTGGCCGGCCGGACCTATCTTCCGTCGTCTGGGCGCGTTCTTTATCCGTCGTACCTTCAAGGGCAACAAACTCTACTCCACGGTATTTCGCGAATACCTGGGCGAGCTGTTCAGCCGGGGTTATTCGGTCGAATACTTTGTCGAGGGCGGACGCTCGCGTACCGGTCGACTGCTCGAGCCGAAAACCGGCACGCTGTCGATGACGATTCAGGCGATGCTGCGCGGCGGTTCGCGTCCTATTACGCTGGTGCCTATCTATATCGGTTACGAGCACGTAATGGAAGTCGGCACCTACGCCAAGGAGTTACGCGGCGCGACCAAAGAGAAAGAGAGTTTCATGCAGATGATCAACGGCTTGCGCAAGCTGCGCAATCTGGGTCAAGGCTACGTCAACTTTGGCGAACCGCTGCATCTCACGCCATACCTCAATCAGAATGTCCCGCAGTGGCGCGAGTCTATCGATCCTATCGAAGCCCATCGCCCAAGCTGGCTGACGCCGACCGTGCAGGACATCGCAGACACGATTATGGTGCGCATCAACAACTCGGCCGCGGCCAACGCCATGAACCTGTGTTCGACGGCGCTGCTGGCGTCGCGCCAACGCTCGCTGACCCGCGAACAGCTTGTCGAGCAGCTCGACTGCTATCTGCAACTTCTGCGCAACGTGCCTTACAACAAAGACTCCACGGTGCCGGAACACACGGCGGACAAGCTGCTGGATCACGCGCTGCACATGAACAAGTTCCAGGTCGAGAAGGACAATATTGGCGATATCATCATTCTGCCGCGCGAGCAGGCGGTGCTGATGACCTACTATCGCAACAATATTCATCACCTTCTGGTCATGCCTTCTCTTATCGCCAGCATCGTGATGCATCATGGTCAGGTCAGCAAGGCCGAACTATTGCGTCAGGTCGAGCTTATCTATCCGATGATGAAAGCCGAACTGTTTATGCATTACGACAAGGCGCAACTGCCTGAACTGCTTGATGTGCTGAGCAGCGAACTGGCGCGTCAGGCGCTGATTCAGATTGATGGCGAGAATCTGAAGCTCAATCCGCTGCGCAACCGTCCGTTGCAGCTGCTGGCGGCGGGCGTGCGCGAAACACTGCAACGCTATGCCATCACGCTGTCCCTGCTGAGCCATAATCCAAGCATCAGCCGCGGCGCGCTCGAAAAAGAGAGCCGTATCATGGCGCAGCGTCTGTCGGTACTGCACGGCATCAACGCGCCCGGGTTCTTCGACAAGGCCGTGTTTACCACGTTGGTCGGCACGCTGCGTAATGAAGGCTATATCAATGATATCGGTGATGCGATTCCGGAACATACCCGCGAGATTTACACCATTC
- a CDS encoding diacylglycerol kinase yields the protein MANQVTGLTRIYKAAGYSLKGLTSAWKNEAAFRQEAVVVVPAILLAFYLDVSSIERILMVGSLIMVLVVELLNSAIEAAIDRIGPEFHPLSGRAKDMGSAAVLIAILFAVFTWLAILVPHWR from the coding sequence ATGGCAAATCAGGTCACAGGACTCACCCGTATTTACAAGGCTGCCGGATATTCCCTCAAGGGCCTGACGTCAGCCTGGAAGAACGAAGCCGCATTTCGTCAGGAAGCCGTCGTCGTCGTTCCTGCCATCTTACTGGCATTTTACCTGGATGTGAGCAGCATCGAACGGATTTTAATGGTGGGATCACTGATTATGGTGCTGGTGGTGGAATTGCTGAACAGTGCCATCGAAGCGGCAATCGACCGAATCGGACCCGAATTTCATCCGCTTTCCGGTCGGGCCAAAGATATGGGATCGGCGGCCGTGCTTATCGCGATTCTGTTTGCCGTTTTTACCTGGCTGGCAATCCTTGTGCCGCACTGGCGCTGA